The genomic window TCACGGTGGCGCAGGGCGAACTGGTCTGTCTGGTCGGCCCGTCCGGGTGCGGCAAGACGACCCTGCTGCGCTGCGTCTCCGGCCTGCTCGACCCGACCGGTGGCGACGTGCGCGTCAACGGCAAAGCGGTCGACGGGCCGCCGCTGGGCATGGCGGTGGTCTTCCAGGAGTACGGGCGCAGCCTGTTCCCCTGGATGAGTGTGCGCGACAACGTGGAGTTGCCGCTCAAACAGAAGCGGGTGCCGAAGCAGCGCCGCAACGAACTGGTCGAGCAGTCGCTGGACGCGGTCGGGCTGTCCGGCTCGGAGTCGGCGTACCCGTGGCAGCTCTCCGGCGGCATGCAACAGCGGGTGGCGATCGCACGGGCGGTCGCCTACGAACCGCAGACGTTGCTGATGGACGAGCCGTTCGCCGCGGTCGACGCGCAGACCCGCGCCGACCTGGAGGACCTGGTCCGGCAACTGTGGAAACGGCTCGGCGTGACCATCCTGTTCGTGACCCACGACATCGACGAGTCGGTCTACCTGGGACAGCGGGTGGTGATGCTGTCGTCGTCGCCGACCGTGGTCCAGGACGACCTGATCATCGACCTGCCGGCGGAACGGGACCAGCTCACCACCCGGGCCGACCCGCGGTTCATCGAGTTGCGGACCAAGGTCTACCAGCAGATCCAGTCCGCCAAGAAGAACGCGGGCTCGCGCTGAACTGCGGAGTCATCCGAGAATAGGTATTGATTGGTATGACTACCG from Actinoplanes derwentensis includes these protein-coding regions:
- a CDS encoding ABC transporter ATP-binding protein — its product is MLEVKGLRKVYRSGEREVEALRDLTFTVAQGELVCLVGPSGCGKTTLLRCVSGLLDPTGGDVRVNGKAVDGPPLGMAVVFQEYGRSLFPWMSVRDNVELPLKQKRVPKQRRNELVEQSLDAVGLSGSESAYPWQLSGGMQQRVAIARAVAYEPQTLLMDEPFAAVDAQTRADLEDLVRQLWKRLGVTILFVTHDIDESVYLGQRVVMLSSSPTVVQDDLIIDLPAERDQLTTRADPRFIELRTKVYQQIQSAKKNAGSR